One stretch of Streptomyces sp. 135 DNA includes these proteins:
- the nuoE gene encoding NADH-quinone oxidoreductase subunit NuoE, translating into MPQLPAPDYPADVRARLEADAAEIIARYPDSRSALLPLLHLVQSEEGHVTRTGMQFCADVLGLTTAEVTAVATFYTMYRRKPSGDYQVGVCTNTLCAVMGGDAIFDELKQHLGVGNDETTEDGKITLEHIECNAACDFAPVVMVNWEFFDNQTPESAKRLVDDLRAGVPVEPTRGAPLCTYKETARILAGFPDERPGAVEASGGAGPASLIGLRLAKGEAPQRRVVHPRAGGPQDAGSHADPQDEAAAEHLSSHDAPQQTSASDPAHPAGPTAEEGE; encoded by the coding sequence ATGCCCCAACTCCCCGCCCCCGACTATCCGGCCGACGTACGGGCCCGGCTCGAGGCGGACGCCGCGGAGATCATCGCCCGCTACCCGGACTCGCGGTCCGCGCTCCTGCCGCTGCTGCACCTGGTGCAGTCCGAGGAGGGCCACGTCACGCGCACCGGCATGCAGTTCTGCGCCGACGTGCTTGGCCTGACCACGGCCGAGGTCACCGCCGTCGCGACCTTCTACACCATGTACCGGCGCAAGCCCTCCGGCGACTACCAGGTCGGGGTGTGCACCAACACGCTCTGCGCGGTCATGGGCGGTGACGCGATCTTCGACGAGCTCAAGCAGCACCTCGGCGTCGGCAACGACGAGACGACCGAGGACGGCAAGATCACGCTCGAACACATCGAGTGCAACGCCGCCTGCGACTTCGCCCCCGTGGTGATGGTCAACTGGGAGTTCTTCGACAACCAGACCCCGGAGTCCGCCAAGCGGCTCGTCGACGACCTGCGCGCGGGCGTGCCGGTCGAGCCCACGCGCGGGGCCCCTCTGTGCACGTACAAGGAGACCGCACGGATCCTCGCGGGCTTCCCCGACGAACGGCCCGGTGCCGTGGAGGCGAGCGGTGGCGCGGGCCCCGCCTCCCTGATCGGACTGCGCCTGGCCAAGGGCGAGGCGCCACAGCGGCGCGTGGTCCACCCGCGCGCGGGAGGCCCGCAGGACGCAGGCTCCCACGCGGACCCGCAGGACGAAGCGGCCGCCGAGCACCTCAGCTCGCACGACGCACCGCAGCAGACCTCGGCATCCGACCCGGCCCACCCGGCCGGACCGACCGCCGAGGAGGGGGAGTGA